A stretch of Lathyrus oleraceus cultivar Zhongwan6 chromosome 6, CAAS_Psat_ZW6_1.0, whole genome shotgun sequence DNA encodes these proteins:
- the LOC127094574 gene encoding uncharacterized protein LOC127094574: MVQTKGVNDIQVSSSNKVLETRIEELTSLVKQMAVSKPQTTKLCGICTSTEHPTDTCPILQDESVTQLPQAYAANLFNQSNNQRGYNILDLSTNKYHPNWRNHPNLRYGNQQPTQQQLVIPLPQPQTTSQVSTYAPSGPSLEDLVKQMVVNNLQFQQRTDSKTEPSVVVETEKEKEKEYVPPVPFPHRILKNKRTDDGDKEREILDVFRKVAVNIPLLDVIKQVPKYAKFLKDLCISKRRLKGNERVNLGRNISALIQSKHSPEKATISSLNQAIPQKCKDPGTFAIPSYMFNHSTSEQK; encoded by the exons ATGGTCCAAACAAAAGGTGTGAATGACATTCAGGTTTCCTCTTCCAACAAGGTTTTAGAAACTAGAATTGAAGAGCTTACTTCTTTAGTGAAACAAATGGCAGTGAGTAAACCTCAAACAACAAAGttgtgtggtatttgtacttctaCTGAACATCCAACTGACACATGTCCTATTCTTCAAGATGAGTCAGTCACTCAATTGCCTCAAGCATATGCAGCTAACCTTTTTAACCAAAGCAACAATCAGAGAGGGTACAACATTCTTGACTTGTCCACCAACAAATAtcatcccaattggaggaaccatccaaaccttcgatatggaaaccaGCAGCCCACCCAACAACAATTAGTCATACCCCTGCCACAACCACAGACCACTTCCCAAGTCTCCACCTATGCACCTTCCGGACCTTCGTTGGAggatcttgtcaaacaaatggtTGTTAACAATCTCCAATTTCAGCAACGAACAGATTCCA AAACTGAACCCTCTGTTGTGGTAGaaactgaaaaagaaaaagagaaggagtatgtgccaccagtTCCCTTCCCACATAGAATACTGAAAAATAAAAGGACTGATGATGGAGacaaggagagagagattttagATGTGTTCAGAAAAGTGGCGGTAAACATTCCGCTTCTTGATGTTATTAAGCAGGTTCCAAAATATGCAAAATTTCTAAAAGACTTATGCATAAGTAAGAGAAGGTTGAAGGGCAATGAGAGAGTAAATTTGGGACGAAACATTTCAGCCCTTATCCAGTCTAAACATTCACCTGAAAAAGCTACTATTTCATCCCTCAATCAGGCCATACCCCAAAAGTGCAAGGATCCAGGAACTTTTGCTATTCCAT CATACATGTTTAATCATTCAACTAGCGAACAGAAGTAA